One region of Faecalibacter bovis genomic DNA includes:
- the zupT gene encoding zinc transporter ZupT translates to MDNPIYFAFGLTLLAGLCTGIGSIICLMYKKFNSKFLGFMLGLSAGVMLYVSFVEILSKAKISLVEVYGNQLGAIYTVLGFFAGIVAIILLNLLIPSHEHKTEISSDLESTEKNHTQKLYRLGVFSALALAIHNFPEGLATFMSAVNDPSYGISIAFAVAVHNIPEGIAVAVPIYYATKSRKKAFWYSFLSGLAEPIGALVGYYMLRNFFDDSIFGIIFASVAGIMVYISLNELIPTAKEFAGQKTTMAGILVGMLIIAVSLLLFL, encoded by the coding sequence ATGGATAACCCGATATACTTTGCTTTTGGACTTACTTTACTAGCTGGACTATGTACAGGCATTGGGAGCATTATATGTTTGATGTACAAGAAGTTTAATTCAAAATTTCTTGGTTTTATGTTAGGATTATCAGCAGGTGTTATGCTTTATGTATCATTTGTTGAAATTTTATCTAAAGCTAAAATCTCGTTAGTCGAAGTTTACGGAAATCAATTAGGCGCTATTTATACAGTATTAGGTTTCTTTGCAGGAATTGTGGCAATAATTTTATTAAATCTGTTAATTCCTTCCCACGAGCACAAAACTGAAATTTCTTCAGATTTAGAATCAACAGAAAAAAATCATACTCAAAAATTATATCGACTTGGAGTCTTTTCAGCCTTGGCTTTAGCTATTCATAACTTTCCGGAAGGTCTTGCAACTTTTATGAGTGCTGTAAATGATCCTTCATACGGAATTTCTATTGCTTTTGCTGTCGCTGTACATAATATACCAGAAGGAATCGCTGTTGCTGTACCAATTTACTATGCCACAAAATCTCGTAAAAAAGCATTTTGGTATTCATTTTTATCAGGATTAGCAGAACCTATTGGTGCTCTGGTTGGATATTATATGCTACGAAACTTTTTTGATGATTCAATTTTTGGAATTATTTTCGCGTCTGTGGCTGGAATTATGGTTTATATTTCATTAAATGAATTGATCCCAACTGCAAAAGAATTTGCTGGTCAAAAAACTACAATGGCTGGAATTTTAGTCGGAATGCTAATTATTGCTGTAAGTCTATTGCTATTTCTATAA
- a CDS encoding mechanosensitive ion channel family protein → MEIFDQSLQSDLYNWSLQIVSAIGLSDYNTHLVNFILLSIGLFVVLYVVDFLLRRVLLLLVIDFINKSKSQLDDLLIKNKVLQYLTHVVPIFIAKGSIPLIFTGFPTWVDVALKATDVALILTICILIRNILRAFRDLLNSKSAFVDKPLDSYVQVASIILYSISGILIYSIVTGESPKSFLVSLGAASAILMLVFKDSILGFVASIQVSSNDMVRVGDWIEMTKYGADGHVIQINLSTVKVQNFDKTITTIPTYALISDSFKNYRGMQNSGGRRIKRSVNIKMSSIRFLEDSEIEELKKIQILKPYIEARSEEIKKFNEQNIIDPTVKVNGRRMTNIGLFREYIKEYTYRNPNIHKDYHFIVRQMQATEHGVPIELFMFTNTTVWAEYEGIMGDIFDHLFAVVPFFKLEIFELPASDDVRKLIHSIKIEKADS, encoded by the coding sequence ATGGAGATATTTGATCAAAGCTTACAAAGCGATTTATACAATTGGTCTTTACAAATAGTTTCTGCTATAGGATTATCTGACTATAATACCCATTTAGTAAATTTTATTTTATTATCAATTGGTTTATTTGTGGTTTTATATGTGGTAGATTTTCTGTTAAGAAGAGTATTATTGCTACTTGTTATAGATTTTATTAATAAAAGTAAATCACAATTAGACGATTTATTGATAAAGAATAAAGTATTACAATATTTAACACATGTTGTTCCAATCTTTATAGCAAAAGGATCAATTCCCTTAATTTTTACTGGATTTCCTACATGGGTTGATGTTGCTTTAAAAGCGACAGATGTTGCGTTAATTCTTACCATTTGTATTTTAATACGAAATATTTTACGTGCATTTAGAGATTTATTAAACTCCAAATCCGCATTTGTAGATAAACCTTTGGATAGTTATGTACAAGTAGCAAGTATTATTTTATATAGCATCAGTGGTATTTTAATATATTCTATTGTTACAGGCGAATCGCCTAAATCATTTTTAGTATCATTAGGAGCGGCATCGGCTATTTTGATGTTAGTTTTTAAAGATTCAATTTTAGGATTTGTGGCAAGTATACAGGTTTCATCTAATGATATGGTTCGAGTTGGAGATTGGATTGAAATGACGAAATATGGTGCTGACGGACATGTAATTCAAATTAATTTGAGTACGGTTAAAGTTCAAAATTTTGATAAAACGATTACTACAATTCCTACTTACGCATTAATTTCTGATTCATTTAAAAATTATCGTGGAATGCAAAATTCGGGAGGTCGTCGTATTAAACGTAGCGTTAATATTAAAATGTCATCGATTCGATTCTTAGAAGATTCAGAAATTGAAGAATTAAAAAAGATTCAGATTTTAAAACCATATATCGAAGCACGTTCAGAAGAAATTAAAAAATTTAATGAACAAAATATAATCGATCCAACGGTGAAAGTAAATGGCCGTAGAATGACGAATATTGGCTTGTTCAGAGAATATATAAAAGAATATACTTATAGAAATCCTAATATTCATAAAGATTATCATTTCATCGTGCGTCAAATGCAAGCGACTGAACATGGTGTGCCAATAGAATTATTTATGTTTACGAATACGACTGTTTGGGCAGAATATGAAGGGATAATGGGTGATATTTTTGATCATTTGTTTGCCGTAGTTCCATTCTTTAAATTAGAAATTTTCGAATTACCAGCATCTGATGATGTGCGAAAGTTAATTCATTCTATAAAAATTGAAAAAGCTGATTCATAA
- a CDS encoding DUF4919 domain-containing protein, whose protein sequence is MIKYYTYLLLFFGSLLFGQNNEFKNVDYKQIEKEIKNKKSEYYFPLLEERFQKMDTTMTVEHMYHFYYGKSLQENYDVFEDLNPTEEVIAIENKNDRPSEEEIKILKDFYTDVYMNKPFADLKSIEVLAIIYSFNDDVNMIKTILNLYYKMIAAIFLTGDGKSIETAIDVISPRHEYSILNVLRLGSNQQSLIKEKNRSYDLLKTVNEEGKEFDIYFDVTRSFELYNKKFK, encoded by the coding sequence ATGATTAAATACTACACTTATTTACTACTATTTTTTGGATCTTTATTATTTGGTCAGAATAATGAATTTAAAAATGTTGATTATAAACAGATTGAAAAAGAAATAAAGAACAAAAAATCTGAATATTATTTTCCGTTATTAGAAGAACGCTTTCAAAAAATGGATACAACAATGACTGTTGAACATATGTATCATTTTTATTATGGTAAATCTTTACAAGAAAATTATGATGTATTCGAAGATTTAAATCCTACAGAAGAAGTCATTGCCATTGAAAATAAAAATGATAGACCTTCTGAAGAAGAAATTAAAATCTTAAAAGATTTCTACACTGATGTGTATATGAATAAGCCTTTTGCTGATTTAAAAAGCATTGAAGTATTAGCTATTATATATTCTTTTAATGACGATGTAAATATGATTAAAACCATTTTAAATCTTTATTATAAAATGATTGCAGCAATATTTTTAACAGGCGATGGAAAAAGTATAGAAACTGCCATTGATGTAATTAGTCCTCGACATGAATACAGTATTTTAAATGTATTAAGATTAGGTTCAAATCAACAATCTCTAATCAAAGAAAAAAATCGTTCATATGATTTATTAAAAACCGTAAATGAAGAAGGAAAAGAATTCGATATATATTTTGATGTTACTCGATCATTTGAATTGTACAATAAAAAATTTAAATAA
- a CDS encoding MBL fold metallo-hydrolase, with translation MAKSKLKIHFLGTGTSQGIPIIGSDHPVCLSDNPKDKRLRASILLEKDDKVLTIDCGPDFRQQMLRANAQRLDGILFTHEHTDHVLGLDDIRPLVFKSGKDMPVYGLERVLNELHLRFNYMFQEIKYPGVPTVIENPIKCEPFKIYDFEIQPIHLYHGTLPILGYIIDNKFAYLTDVKTIPEESLKLLKGVEVLVISALRKEVEHFSHILLADAVNYAKIIGARKTYFTHISHYMGFHEEVNKELPLGMELAYDTLEINL, from the coding sequence ATGGCTAAATCAAAATTAAAAATACATTTTTTAGGGACTGGAACGTCACAAGGTATTCCAATTATAGGAAGTGATCATCCGGTGTGTTTATCTGATAATCCGAAGGATAAACGGCTTCGTGCTTCAATCTTATTAGAGAAGGACGATAAGGTATTAACGATCGATTGTGGACCGGATTTTAGACAGCAAATGTTAAGAGCTAATGCACAAAGATTAGACGGAATTTTATTTACTCACGAACATACGGATCATGTTTTAGGATTAGATGATATTCGACCTTTGGTATTCAAATCCGGGAAAGATATGCCTGTTTATGGACTAGAACGAGTATTGAACGAATTACATTTACGTTTTAATTATATGTTTCAGGAGATAAAATATCCTGGTGTTCCTACGGTTATTGAAAATCCTATAAAGTGTGAACCTTTTAAAATTTATGATTTTGAGATTCAGCCTATACATTTATATCATGGAACCTTACCAATTTTAGGTTATATCATAGATAATAAATTTGCATATTTAACTGATGTAAAAACAATTCCTGAAGAATCTTTAAAATTATTGAAAGGCGTTGAAGTGTTAGTAATTAGCGCTTTAAGAAAAGAAGTTGAGCATTTTTCACATATTTTATTAGCTGATGCAGTAAATTATGCAAAGATTATTGGGGCCAGAAAAACATATTTCACTCATATTTCACATTACATGGGATTTCATGAGGAAGTAAATAAAGAACTTCCATTGGGTATGGAGTTGGCTTATGATACTTTAGAAATTAATTTATAA
- a CDS encoding TonB-dependent receptor has product MKRSIILLSLFGASILNAQTNDSIPNQNEISLQEVSITEKLPITVEKISGKILQKKNLGNDIPTLLNSATSVVMSSDTGSGIGYSTIRVRGLNESSINVTLNGIPLNNAESQGVFWVNLPDLASSASSILIQRGVGTSSNGMASFGASVNIETQNPSKDPYTEANLSFGSFNSQKYTIQAGTGKILNDKLSIDGRFSKINSDGYIERAFSDLISYDFTAHYELSEKTKFRFQNMYGKETTYQAWNGIDAETMKRNRRFNSAGAIYNSDWSEVVSYYDNQVDDYQQNHYFLSWMQDFGKDWKSNLTMHYTKGKGFYEDYKQDDRLSKYNIFHLPFSKTDLVRQKWLNNDFYGFNLEVENQKLNDFKVFFGLAANEYDGDHFGHVIWMKDYDWQDSSFKYYNNRSIKKQLSAYAKVLYELNKFEFFGDLQYRHVNYDAKYLPNGENLDDDFRPFSANYNFVNPKAGLNFKLKPKNIFYASYGISQREPLRADYENIGNEPKAEFLQDYELGYRKSGRFSMSANLYYMNYRNQLVPTGRVNDVGTPIRENSGESYRRGIEFDASYQLIPTKLNVFGNLTLSQNKNKNFTEEDWVNGGLINYGKTSIALSPDVISSFGFEAYPTKNLLINLTNKYVGEQYLSNTEPSDGKLEDYFVSDLLIRYAPNWWNLKKLEFTLLINNIFDVEYEANGYYYDGPYYFPQAGINFLGGITIRL; this is encoded by the coding sequence ATGAAAAGGTCGATTATTTTATTGTCTTTATTTGGTGCTTCAATTTTGAATGCACAAACGAATGATTCGATACCGAATCAAAATGAAATTTCTTTACAAGAAGTTTCTATCACCGAAAAACTACCCATAACGGTTGAAAAAATTTCAGGTAAAATTCTCCAGAAAAAAAATCTTGGAAACGATATTCCAACGTTATTAAATTCTGCTACATCAGTTGTTATGTCTTCAGATACAGGCTCAGGAATTGGATATTCAACAATTCGTGTTCGTGGTTTAAATGAATCTTCAATTAATGTAACACTAAACGGAATTCCTTTAAATAATGCAGAATCTCAAGGTGTGTTTTGGGTAAATCTGCCCGATTTAGCATCTTCAGCAAGTTCTATTTTGATTCAGCGTGGAGTAGGAACTTCATCCAACGGGATGGCGTCTTTCGGAGCTAGTGTAAATATTGAAACTCAAAATCCGTCCAAAGATCCATATACAGAAGCAAATCTATCTTTTGGTAGTTTTAATTCGCAGAAATATACAATTCAGGCCGGAACGGGTAAAATTTTGAATGATAAATTGTCGATTGATGGACGATTTTCCAAAATTAATTCTGACGGATATATTGAAAGAGCTTTTTCAGATTTAATTTCTTATGATTTTACTGCGCATTATGAATTAAGTGAAAAAACCAAGTTTCGTTTCCAAAATATGTATGGTAAAGAAACAACTTACCAAGCATGGAACGGAATTGATGCTGAAACGATGAAACGTAATCGACGATTTAATTCTGCTGGTGCAATTTATAATTCTGATTGGTCGGAAGTTGTTAGCTATTATGATAATCAGGTAGATGATTATCAACAAAATCATTATTTTTTATCGTGGATGCAGGATTTTGGAAAGGATTGGAAATCTAATTTGACGATGCACTACACCAAAGGAAAAGGTTTTTACGAAGATTATAAGCAAGATGATCGTTTGTCTAAGTATAATATTTTTCATTTACCATTTTCTAAAACAGATTTAGTGCGTCAGAAATGGTTAAACAACGATTTTTATGGTTTTAATTTGGAAGTTGAAAACCAAAAGTTAAACGATTTTAAAGTGTTTTTTGGTTTAGCTGCAAATGAATATGATGGAGATCATTTTGGTCATGTAATATGGATGAAAGATTATGATTGGCAAGATTCGTCGTTCAAATATTATAATAATCGTTCAATTAAAAAGCAATTATCTGCTTATGCGAAAGTGTTATACGAATTAAATAAGTTCGAATTTTTTGGTGATTTACAATATCGTCACGTGAATTACGACGCGAAATATTTACCAAATGGCGAAAATTTAGATGATGATTTTAGACCATTTTCAGCGAATTATAATTTCGTGAATCCAAAAGCTGGTTTGAATTTCAAATTAAAACCGAAAAATATTTTTTATGCATCGTACGGTATTTCACAAAGAGAACCTTTGCGTGCAGATTATGAAAATATTGGAAATGAACCAAAAGCTGAATTTTTGCAAGATTATGAATTAGGTTACAGAAAAAGTGGTCGTTTTTCTATGAGTGCGAATTTATATTATATGAATTATCGCAATCAATTGGTTCCTACTGGTCGTGTGAATGATGTTGGAACTCCAATCCGTGAAAATTCAGGAGAAAGTTATCGTAGAGGAATTGAATTTGACGCGTCATATCAATTAATTCCAACGAAATTGAATGTTTTTGGAAATCTTACGTTAAGCCAAAATAAAAATAAAAATTTTACAGAAGAAGATTGGGTAAATGGAGGATTAATTAATTATGGGAAGACTTCTATTGCTTTATCGCCAGATGTAATTTCTTCTTTTGGATTTGAGGCTTATCCAACGAAAAATTTATTAATTAATCTGACAAATAAATATGTTGGCGAACAATATTTATCGAATACAGAACCATCGGATGGGAAATTAGAAGATTACTTTGTTTCAGATTTATTGATAAGATATGCGCCGAATTGGTGGAATCTTAAAAAATTAGAATTTACATTATTAATCAATAATATTTTTGATGTAGAATATGAAGCTAACGGATATTATTATGATGGACCATATTATTTTCCGCAAGCAGGAATCAATTTTTTAGGAGGAATCACAATTCGATTATAA
- a CDS encoding TonB-dependent receptor, producing MALQQVLTPKQKALDINLNPKIYGSFAEIGAGQETVRFFYRAGAASGTVAKAMSAYDKEMSDSIYGIEENKRYVTQARLKKMLDHEIDLMRERLTQDNYKDKAFFTYANTVTTIDYAKKNEGHGWVGIRFKLNVEDEKANEIILHVKFKENSAQLQQETLGVLGVNLIYGAYNYFDNPRRLINSLYDTLDKDQLEIDMINFRGPQFKYVDNRLMSLQLVKNGMTDVVVFNPEGKNILPADLLYKKNIFAIRGSFRPFMNVNMDMFKGGLEIFKQGEGITKDNTEILFEITLSNLMASGKEGQLNERDFLDRADIIGKLGYNVIISNFSEYYKLTDYFTKFTRNQTKIGLTMGVNNLLEIFNEQYYENLPGGIMEAFGKLFKKDVKIYLYPYLDKEKDLLLTSKNLKVSDNLHELYKFFLYNGRIEDIMNYNKEYLNSYSRKILEKIAQAESGWETECPEGVAEMIKERGMFGYRLKYILE from the coding sequence ATGGCTTTACAACAAGTTCTTACTCCAAAACAAAAGGCTTTAGATATAAATCTTAATCCCAAAATATATGGTTCGTTTGCAGAGATTGGTGCAGGACAAGAAACTGTACGTTTCTTCTATCGTGCAGGTGCTGCTTCGGGTACTGTTGCAAAGGCAATGAGCGCATACGACAAAGAAATGTCTGACTCTATATATGGTATTGAAGAGAATAAAAGATACGTTACACAAGCGCGTTTGAAAAAGATGTTAGATCATGAAATTGATTTAATGAGAGAACGCTTAACACAAGATAATTACAAAGACAAAGCGTTTTTTACTTATGCTAATACTGTAACAACTATTGATTACGCCAAAAAAAATGAAGGTCATGGATGGGTTGGAATTCGTTTTAAATTAAACGTAGAAGACGAAAAAGCTAACGAAATTATTCTTCACGTTAAATTCAAAGAAAATTCGGCTCAATTACAACAAGAAACTTTAGGTGTTTTAGGAGTTAATTTAATTTATGGTGCTTACAACTATTTTGATAATCCGCGTCGATTAATTAATTCATTATACGACACGTTGGATAAAGATCAATTGGAAATTGATATGATCAACTTCCGTGGTCCACAGTTTAAATATGTTGATAACCGTTTGATGTCTTTACAATTGGTTAAAAATGGAATGACTGATGTTGTAGTTTTTAATCCAGAAGGAAAAAACATCTTACCTGCCGATTTACTTTATAAGAAAAATATATTTGCTATTCGTGGTTCTTTCCGTCCGTTTATGAATGTAAATATGGATATGTTTAAAGGTGGTTTAGAAATTTTTAAACAAGGCGAAGGAATTACAAAAGATAATACTGAAATTTTATTCGAGATTACACTTTCTAATTTAATGGCTTCCGGAAAAGAAGGACAATTAAACGAACGTGATTTCTTGGATCGTGCTGATATTATTGGAAAATTAGGTTATAATGTTATCATTTCTAATTTTTCTGAATATTATAAATTAACTGATTACTTTACGAAATTCACTCGTAACCAAACCAAAATTGGTTTGACAATGGGTGTAAATAATCTACTTGAAATCTTCAACGAACAGTATTACGAAAATCTACCAGGTGGAATTATGGAAGCTTTCGGAAAATTATTTAAAAAAGATGTAAAAATATATTTATATCCATATTTAGATAAAGAAAAAGATCTTCTTTTAACATCTAAAAACCTGAAAGTATCAGACAACTTACACGAGCTATATAAATTCTTCCTTTATAATGGCAGAATTGAAGATATTATGAATTATAATAAAGAATATTTGAATTCTTATTCTCGCAAAATTTTAGAGAAAATTGCACAGGCTGAATCGGGTTGGGAAACTGAATGTCCTGAAGGCGTAGCTGAAATGATTAAAGAACGTGGAATGTTCGGTTATCGATTAAAATATATTTTAGAGTAA
- the bcp gene encoding thioredoxin-dependent thiol peroxidase has product MLKVGDKVPDFQGIDQDGNAVSYQNYAGKKLVVFFYPKASTPGCTAEACDLRDNENALKAQGYEIVGVSADSVERQKKFAVKYELPFPLIADENRDVIETFGVWGPKKFMGKEYDGIHRTTFIIDENGTISDVIEKVKTKEHAKQILEK; this is encoded by the coding sequence ATGTTAAAAGTAGGAGATAAAGTTCCAGATTTTCAGGGTATTGATCAAGATGGAAATGCAGTTTCGTATCAAAATTATGCTGGAAAAAAATTAGTTGTTTTCTTTTATCCAAAAGCAAGTACACCAGGTTGTACAGCTGAAGCTTGTGATTTAAGAGATAACGAAAATGCATTGAAAGCGCAAGGTTATGAAATTGTAGGTGTAAGTGCTGATTCGGTAGAGCGACAAAAGAAATTTGCTGTAAAATACGAATTACCTTTTCCATTAATTGCTGATGAAAATCGTGACGTAATTGAAACTTTTGGCGTTTGGGGACCGAAGAAATTTATGGGAAAGGAATATGATGGGATTCATCGTACAACTTTTATCATTGATGAGAACGGAACAATTTCGGATGTGATCGAAAAAGTAAAAACAAAAGAACACGCAAAACAAATTTTAGAAAAATAA
- a CDS encoding alpha/beta hydrolase family protein, with protein sequence MIQSKNNIYQGSRERKSVYDVFYEDNGIKKPVIIFSHGFKGFKDHGCFDLMAKYWAEKNFAFIKFNFSYNGGTIEEPIDFPDLNAFGENNYTTELDDLDIIISKTINGELIPLDEIDADEIYLMGHSRGGGITIIKGLEDNRVKKFVSLGAICDLNRFKYPQPALDHWKNEGVHYFENTRTKQMMPLFYQFYQNYIDNEERLSIEKNIKKLDKPYLCIHGSADETVKMNEALLIKNWNEDVELYLIENANHSFGSAHPWNQEEMPEDFQVAMDNALAFLRK encoded by the coding sequence ATGATTCAAAGTAAAAATAATATATACCAAGGAAGTCGTGAACGAAAATCAGTTTATGATGTTTTCTATGAAGATAATGGAATCAAAAAGCCAGTAATTATCTTTTCTCACGGTTTTAAAGGTTTTAAAGATCACGGTTGTTTTGATTTAATGGCAAAATATTGGGCCGAAAAGAACTTTGCATTTATCAAATTTAACTTTTCATACAATGGAGGAACGATTGAAGAACCTATCGATTTCCCTGATTTAAATGCGTTTGGAGAGAATAATTACACGACCGAATTAGATGATTTAGATATTATCATTTCTAAAACCATTAACGGAGAATTAATTCCTTTAGACGAAATTGATGCAGACGAAATTTATTTAATGGGTCATTCTCGCGGTGGTGGAATTACAATTATCAAAGGATTAGAAGATAATCGTGTAAAGAAATTTGTTTCGCTTGGAGCAATTTGCGATTTAAACCGTTTCAAATATCCACAACCGGCTTTGGATCATTGGAAAAACGAAGGTGTTCATTATTTTGAAAATACACGAACGAAACAAATGATGCCGTTATTCTATCAATTTTACCAAAATTATATCGACAACGAAGAGCGATTAAGCATCGAAAAAAATATTAAAAAACTGGATAAACCCTATTTATGCATTCACGGTTCTGCCGATGAAACGGTTAAAATGAATGAAGCTTTATTGATTAAAAATTGGAATGAAGATGTAGAATTATATTTGATTGAGAATGCAAATCATTCCTTTGGTTCTGCACATCCTTGGAATCAAGAAGAAATGCCTGAAGATTTCCAAGTTGCTATGGATAATGCGTTAGCTTTTTTAAGAAAATAA
- the nth gene encoding endonuclease III: MLKKERIQYVIDELEKLYPVPPIPLDHQDAFTLLIAVLLSAQTTDKKVNEVTPELFAKAANAKAMARLEVDEIKYYIRQIGLSNTKAKNIKKLAEILVEKYDGEVPESFEELEELPGVGHKTASVVMSQWFGHPAFPVDTHIFRLLRLWKLSNGKTVELVEKDAKKIFPKELWNKLHIQIIYYGREFSPARAWSLEKDFITRNMFQKNDSK, encoded by the coding sequence ATGTTAAAGAAAGAACGCATACAATACGTTATCGACGAATTGGAAAAATTATATCCTGTCCCTCCTATTCCATTAGATCATCAAGACGCTTTTACGTTATTAATTGCTGTTTTATTATCGGCCCAAACAACTGATAAAAAGGTGAATGAAGTAACGCCAGAGCTATTCGCAAAAGCTGCTAATGCAAAAGCAATGGCAAGATTAGAAGTGGACGAAATCAAATATTATATTCGACAAATTGGATTATCGAATACTAAAGCCAAAAACATCAAAAAATTAGCTGAAATTTTAGTTGAAAAATATGATGGCGAAGTTCCTGAAAGTTTTGAGGAATTAGAAGAATTACCAGGCGTTGGTCATAAAACTGCTTCGGTAGTGATGTCGCAATGGTTTGGTCATCCAGCTTTTCCCGTCGATACACATATTTTCCGATTATTACGTTTATGGAAATTAAGCAACGGAAAAACAGTAGAATTGGTTGAAAAAGATGCGAAAAAAATCTTCCCGAAAGAATTATGGAACAAATTACACATCCAAATTATCTACTACGGAAGAGAATTTTCACCAGCCAGAGCATGGAGTTTAGAGAAAGATTTTATCACACGAAATATGTTTCAGAAAAATGATTCAAAGTAA
- the recA gene encoding recombinase RecA encodes MSDLDNKKKALQLILDKMDKAYGKGTVMRMGDSAVDDKIEVIPSGSLGLDLALGVGGYPRGRVIEIYGPESSGKTTLTLHAIAEAQKAGGIAAFIDAEHAFDRFYAAKLGVDVENLIISQPDNGEQALEIADNLIRSGAIDIIVIDSVAALTPKAEIEGEMGDSRMGLQARLMSQALRKLTGTINKTKCTAIFINQLREKIGVMFGNPETTTGGNALKFYASVRIDIRRSTQIKNGDEVIGNHSKVKVVKNKVAPPFRQAEFDIMYGEGISKVGEVLDMGVEKGIVNKSGSWYSYNDSKLGQGRDAVKELLKDNPELCEEIEAKIVALIKGEPVIGEPSVDDPADLLED; translated from the coding sequence ATGAGCGATTTAGATAATAAAAAGAAAGCGCTTCAACTTATCTTAGATAAGATGGACAAAGCATACGGTAAAGGAACTGTAATGCGTATGGGCGATTCTGCCGTTGATGATAAAATCGAAGTGATTCCTTCAGGATCTTTAGGTTTAGATTTAGCATTAGGTGTAGGTGGTTATCCAAGAGGTCGTGTAATCGAAATTTATGGACCTGAATCATCTGGTAAAACAACTTTAACATTACACGCAATTGCAGAAGCACAAAAAGCGGGTGGTATTGCTGCTTTTATTGATGCAGAGCACGCTTTTGATCGTTTTTATGCTGCTAAATTAGGTGTTGATGTAGAAAATTTAATCATTTCTCAACCAGATAATGGGGAACAAGCATTAGAAATTGCGGATAACTTAATTCGTTCGGGTGCTATAGATATTATCGTAATTGACTCGGTTGCGGCTTTAACGCCAAAAGCAGAGATTGAAGGAGAAATGGGTGATTCTCGTATGGGGTTACAAGCTCGTTTAATGTCTCAAGCGTTACGTAAATTAACAGGAACAATTAATAAAACGAAATGTACGGCGATTTTCATTAACCAATTACGTGAAAAAATTGGTGTAATGTTCGGAAATCCAGAAACTACAACAGGTGGTAACGCCTTAAAATTCTATGCTTCTGTTCGTATCGATATCCGTCGTTCAACTCAAATTAAAAATGGTGACGAAGTAATTGGTAACCATTCAAAAGTGAAGGTTGTTAAGAACAAAGTTGCACCACCTTTCCGTCAAGCAGAATTCGACATTATGTATGGAGAAGGAATCTCTAAAGTAGGTGAAGTTCTGGATATGGGTGTTGAAAAAGGAATTGTGAACAAATCAGGTTCTTGGTATTCTTACAATGATAGCAAATTAGGACAAGGTCGTGATGCTGTAAAAGAATTATTAAAAGATAATCCTGAATTATGTGAAGAAATTGAAGCTAAAATTGTTGCTTTAATTAAAGGTGAGCCTGTTATTGGTGAGCCATCGGTTGATGATCCAGCTGATTTATTAGAAGATTAA